GAAATAACATATATAGGCCACTCCCTTATGATCAGCCCACCCCAAGTCTTCAAGTGCCTCGCCGACGAAACCCGCGCCCGCGCCACCCTGCTCATCGCCCAGCTGGGCGAGCTGTGCGTGTGCGAGCTGATGTGCGCCCTCGACGACAGCCAACCCAAGGTCAGCCGCCACCTCGCCCAACTGCGCAACTGTGGCGTGCTCAAGGACCGCCGCCAGGGCCAGTGGGTCTACTACCGTCTCGACCCGCAGCTCCCTGGCTGGGTGCACGACATGCTGCAACTGACCCTCCAGGCCAACCAGGCCTGGCTGCACGAAAATGCCACCCGCCTGCAGCACATGGACGGCCGCCCGGTGCGCGCCGCCAGTTGCTGTTGACCCACCTGGAACGTCCTTCATGCTGATCGCAATCGCGGTATTCGTCTTCACCCTGGTGCTGGTGATCTGGCAACCAAAGGGCCTGGGTGTGGGTTGGAGCGCGGCCCTTGGCGCACTGATCGCCCTGGCCGCCGGCGCAGTGTCCCTGCAAGATATCCCGACCGTTTGGGCCATCGTCTGGAACGCCACGACCACCTTCATCGCGGTGATCATCATCAGCCTGCTGCTGGACGAAGCCGGCTTCTTCGAATGGGCGGCGCTGCACGTGGCGCGCTGGGCCAATGGCAGCGGCCACCGCCTGCTCGCCTTCTGCGTGCTGCTGGGCGCGGCGGTGTCGGCGCTGTTCGCCAACGACGGTGCCGCGCTGATCCTCACCCCGATCGTCATGTCGATGCTGCTGGCCCTGCGCTTCTCCCCCGCCGCCACCCTGGCCTTCGTCATGGCCGCCGGCTTCATCGCCGACACCGCCAGCCTGCCGCTGGTGGTCTCCAACCTGGTGAACATCGTCTCAGCGGACTATTTCGACCTCGGCTTTGCCGAGTACGCCTCGGTGATGGTGCCGGTGAACCTGGCCAGTGTCTGCGCCACCCTGGTGGTGGTGTGGCTGTTCTTTCGCCGCGACCTGCCGCGGCACTACGCGCTCGATGCATTGAAGGCCCCCGAGGCGGCGATCCATGATCGCGCCACCTTCGTGGTCGGTGGCTGGAGCCTGCTGGTGCTGCTGGTCGGGCTGTTCGCCCTGGAGCCTCTGGGCATCCCGGTGAGCGCGGTAGCCGCAGTGTGCGCGGCGATGCTGTTCGCGGTCGCCGCCCGTGGCCACCGCATCTCCACCCGGCGCGTGCTGCGCGAAGCGCCCTGGCACGTGGTGGTCTTCTCGCTGGGCATGTACCTGGTGGTCTACGGCCTGAAGAACGCCGGCCTCACCGACCTGCTCACCCAGTTGCTCGACCGCCTGGCCGAACACGGCCTGTGGAGCGCCACCCTGGGCACCGGCCTGCTCGCCGCGCTGTTGTCGTCGGTGATGAACAACCTGCCCAGCGTGCTGGTCGGCGCCCTGTCGATCCAGGCCAGCGCCGCCGAGGGCGTGGTGCGCGAGGCGATGATCTACGCCAACGTCATCGGCTGCGACCTCGGCCCCAAGATCACCCCTATCGGCAGCCTTGCCACCCTGCTCTGGCTGCATGTGCTGGAGCGCAAGGGCATGCGCATCACCTGGGGTTACTACTTCAAGGTCGGCCTGCTACTGACCCTGCCGGTGCTGTTGATCACCCTTTCGGCCCTGGCCCTGCGCCTGAGCCTCTGACGAGGAATACCCATGCGAGTCCTGTTCATGTGCACGGCCAACAGTTGCCGCAGCATCCTGTCCGAAGCGCTGTTCAACCACCTGGCCCCGCCCGGTTTCGAAGCGGTGAGCGCCGGCAGCTTCCCCAAGGGGCAGGTGCTGCCGCGCAGCCTGATCACCTTGCAGCAGGCCGGCATCGCCACCGATGGCTTGCACAGTAAAGGCAACGAAGCGTTCGAGCAGAACCCACCGGATATCGTCATCACCGTGTGCGACAAGGCCGCCGGTGAGGCATGCCCGGTGTATTTCGGTTCCGCGCTGAAAACCCATTGGGGCCTGGAAGACCCTTCAGAGGTGGTGGGCGACGAGCCGGCTGTGGACGGTGCCTTCCACGCGACGCTCGCGCGCATCGAACA
This genomic stretch from Pseudomonas entomophila L48 harbors:
- a CDS encoding metalloregulator ArsR/SmtB family transcription factor produces the protein MISPPQVFKCLADETRARATLLIAQLGELCVCELMCALDDSQPKVSRHLAQLRNCGVLKDRRQGQWVYYRLDPQLPGWVHDMLQLTLQANQAWLHENATRLQHMDGRPVRAASCC
- a CDS encoding arsenic transporter — translated: MLIAIAVFVFTLVLVIWQPKGLGVGWSAALGALIALAAGAVSLQDIPTVWAIVWNATTTFIAVIIISLLLDEAGFFEWAALHVARWANGSGHRLLAFCVLLGAAVSALFANDGAALILTPIVMSMLLALRFSPAATLAFVMAAGFIADTASLPLVVSNLVNIVSADYFDLGFAEYASVMVPVNLASVCATLVVVWLFFRRDLPRHYALDALKAPEAAIHDRATFVVGGWSLLVLLVGLFALEPLGIPVSAVAAVCAAMLFAVAARGHRISTRRVLREAPWHVVVFSLGMYLVVYGLKNAGLTDLLTQLLDRLAEHGLWSATLGTGLLAALLSSVMNNLPSVLVGALSIQASAAEGVVREAMIYANVIGCDLGPKITPIGSLATLLWLHVLERKGMRITWGYYFKVGLLLTLPVLLITLSALALRLSL
- a CDS encoding arsenate reductase ArsC — its product is MRVLFMCTANSCRSILSEALFNHLAPPGFEAVSAGSFPKGQVLPRSLITLQQAGIATDGLHSKGNEAFEQNPPDIVITVCDKAAGEACPVYFGSALKTHWGLEDPSEVVGDEPAVDGAFHATLARIEQRCRAFFALPFASLDRDQLKRELDQIGTG